CCTGATCTTGGCGTGCTTGTCTGCCTTGAACACCCACTTCACCCCTACATCCGAAAGCCACAAATGATTTTCAAAACAACTAGTCCGTCAGTTGCAAGATGTAGGGCGCAATTTGACAGTCCAAATCCATCCTCTGAACATTAATTAATCTAATAATACGTGCGTTATGTTATACAAACTTTATACCATCagtttcattttcaaaaaaaaaattgttgtgaTTTGTTAACTGAAATATTGCATAACACATTTACAGTAAACTACAAAAACCCGAAAGTCAAAATAGACCCTTACATTGCGTAAAGGGAGGGAGTTATTCACGGGcacaagaaacaaatagtACACCATACGCGAATGGTTCGCCCAATTAGCGTACGGTTCGAGCCAGAGACATCATAGTATGTGCTTACCGCGGTGGCAGAGATGGCAGACGCCGTCGTAGATGAGCACGCGCGGTTGCAGGACGGTGGGCACGGTGGCCGCgatagcggcggcggccccgacccCGACGGTCGACCCGGGGCGCGGCGAGTCCTCATCGATGACGAGGTCGGCGGTtgcggcgcccgccggcgcgcGGGGTGAGTAGCCGCGGAGGCCAGCGAGGGACGGAGCGAgacgggggcggaggcggccgatgAGGGTTCGGGTGAGCATTTTCCTTtcctcggcggcgaggtggcgcTTCTACACAGGTCTTGGTTTCGTTTTCttcacttttcttttcttttctcactgTCGCTTATTTAAAGCAATTGGGGATCCCGTAGCTTCGTCGCTTGGAGAGCAAGTCAAATAGCatggtttttcttttgaaataaGTCCATTTCACTCATTCAAATGTTAAGTAAGTTTATCTCAGGCCTTAAATTACAAGACATGTCAAGTTACCGTCCCTCTCTCGAATTACCAACTTCAGCCATTGCATCTCCTCTGTCGGTTTTTTCTAGTTCCTGCAAAACAGATCACCACGCACGCAGGGCTGATCGATGCTGACTGCCACAGTGGGGGTTAAAGATAACAGCAacgattttctttcttctccctcccatatcccctctctctctctattccCTTTCCCCAAATTGCAAGAATCCAAATTGATTCCCGAATCGCCGTCTCTCGAGCCGGCGGATGGTCTCTCAATTGTTCCCCTCCACCACGATGAGCTTGACACGTTGTTCCTTGACGGTGGAATCACAACCACCGCCGCCTCTCAGCTCTCGCGTCCTCTATCTCTCATGTTCATGCTAAGTACCGAGAGAGGGGGGAATGAGAAAGACGGAAGGGAGGAGTACcgagaagggggggggggtgttacCCCCTAATGCCATGCCGGCGGTCAAAGTTGACCTTTTTGGCTAGGAAACCAGGAaagataagattagagaaggGTCCGTCACTAAACGGAGTTGGAAGTTTAGGAGTAGTATTTGGCTGCTTTCATTGTGCAAGGTGCGCTTCTAGCGTAGTGGCTAGGGGCTCTAGTAGCACCTTTGGTCCTAAGTTTGACTTCCATTGGGAGCGAATTTCAGGCCGGAGGGTTAAAAAAATCCCCTCGTCTGTCCCATACTAAAGCACAGGTCTAAGGCCAGTTTTGATCTCATGGGACGCTGCGGTGCCGCCGTGTATGTGTGGGGCATGAGGTTCGGGGATTTTCTACACTTGTGTGAGaagatcttcttctttcaaaCGATACCGAGGTTTCcttccccccctcccccccttcTCGTGACGGTTCGAGAGGTAAAATGAatcttttattttcctttttttttgataaatatgatttttttttcttattttgctCGTGCATGTGTAAACAAATACTTCCAAAACTTCACCTTTTTAGGGAAGTAGGAGTACATAATCGTTCAAGCACCGTTGTTGCGGTTGTCACGGAACGATTTAAATGCGCACTGGATAGCGCTGGATGCACTTAGCCCACGGCCCATTATTAATCTTGCAGTCTGGGGCAGCGATGCAATGTAGCACCACGCTAGTGCACTTGAACCCAGAGCCAAACCCTATCATCCACACTCGATCGCCCACGCGCATACGATCCTTGGCTTCGACGTAGGCTAGCTCATACCACGTGGAGCTACTCGACGTGTTCCCGAAGCGATGCAACGTCATCCTTGACGGTTCGGCGTCCACGTCCGATAGGCCGAGGCTGCGCTGAACCTCATCGATCAccgcgcgcccgcccgcgTGGATGCAGAAGTGCTCGAAGGCCGCCTTCATGTCCGGGACACGCAACTTGACCCTAACGGTACCGCCACCGTTGAACAGCTTGCCTGAGACGAAAGACAGCGCGAACAGAATCTTCTCCGAGGCCGGGAGCACgaggggcgcgatggcggtGATGTTGGCCTTGAGCGTTCTCGCCGCGACCCGCGGGAGGTCCTTGGAGAGATTGGCGCCCTTGTTCCCCgtcccgtcctcctcctggaATATGCAACGGTACGACCGGTCATCCGCAGCGGTCAGCGTGCGCACGGCGTGCCCGAGCCGGAACCGGGCGTTGGCGGGCGACGTGGACAAGAGCACGGCAGCCCCGCCCATGCGGAACAGGCAGTACGGGAGCAGCATGGCTCGCTCGTTCCCGAAATAGTAGTTGGGCGTCAGTGTCTCGGTGGACACGACCAACGCTCGACGACCAGGCGCCGCCGAAGCCAGAAGGAGGTTCCTTGCCAGCTCTACGGCGACCAGGCCGGCGCTGCACCCCATCCCGGATAGGTGCAGGGCACGGATGTTACTTCTCATCTTGTACCTGTTTATGATCATGTCAGGGAAGGACGGCGTGGGGGTGAAGGAGCTGCAATTGGAGACGAGTATGTCGATGGACTCCGGGGCGGTGCCGGTCTTGGCGAAGAGGTCGTCGATGGCCGAGAACATGACGTCCTCGGCTTCCTCGCGGCTGGCCTCCAGCGTGCATTCCTCGTGGAAGAAAAGGTACGCGGCCGCGGGAGGAAAGCAGGTCTCCTCCCCGAGGCCCGAGCTGTGGAGGAGCCGGATCAGGAAACGGACGCTCCGCTCGCTCAAGGAGGGGATCTGGCGCATGTGCTCCAGGAAAGTGGCGGATGGGATGCGGTTCTGATGGCTGCCCCTGAAGCAGGCGTAGTCGACGAGGTACACCTGCCGCGTTCGCCATTGCCACAGGAAGTAGTAGACGATGGCAGCGGCTGGTAGGAAGCGGGCCAAGAAGAGGTGGGCCGGCTTCAGAGCTCGGACGATTTCATAGGGCGGCCCAAAACTTGCCGCGACAAAGACGACGGCTGCAGTAGATGCTGCTGCGATTGGGAAAGCCGTGATGGGGAACAAGTTTCTCAGGACGAGCTTGTAAACCGATCTGAGGTGCCTCCTAGCCCGCGATGAACTCATGTCGCCGTTGCAGCTAGCGTTCCGGACTCTCTTAGTTTTGTGCGTGTGGCTTGCCGCTGAATGCTTATGGTTGTGAGGGATATTGTGGCCTTATGTACACATGCAGCTGGCTTGGCCACCAGCAACCAATTAATTTTATTCCTTGCTACCAACTAACTGCACACATTAGGGAAACACGTTTCTCGAAATGATGTGTCAtatgtttatatatatatatatatatatatatatattgcgatcgaaacaaaataaacatgttTTTCTCACGGATTCTTGGGTTCTGCCATTTTTGCGAAATCTATTGCTTAGCTGCGGAAATTTGTAAGAAGTATAGTTATTGTAGACCATCGCATATTCCCTCTTACTCGCAaataaaaattgaaattgTGGACCATCACATGGACAATAAACAATCCAATACACCCCTTGGTTCACCGGCCAGTTGATCATATACAAGACTTTAAAATTGTTAGTTTTTTAATATTGACCAATATACCCCCTTGGTCCACCGGTCAACAGAATTGAAGGACCCTTTTTTTTGTAGTGTGTTGTATATGTGGTATTTTTTGTTGTCATGAAACTATGCCAAGAGACTTGTCGATCTCTTTCGAACAGTGTTGTTGTGATCTTTTGAACGCTAGGTTGTTGGAATGCTTTTGAGAATATAAGCTTCTGAATTATGATGAATTTgattttaatctttttctgttttttccccTGAAAGTTGTAATGTTAAGCTAATTACTAAGAGCATAGTGCTcaaattttctgttttctcgGTATGtagttatttttctttttgctacTTTTTGCTAAAACATATTCCAAACTTGTGTGTTCCTTTCATGCCGAAAACCTAGAATGagaagtttttcaaaattaataCTCCATCTGTTCCTAAAATaaggcgtattttgtttcttctgaccgagcctttgaccaacaattagtcTCCTCGAGGTGGCGAGGTTAGGTTTTCTTGCCATGCGTTCACGTGGTGAGATCTGCTGTCAAGTTCTTCATATCGATTTAAAGATTGCAGCTTTGGGACCCTGGTCTTAGGGGCATGTGCACAAGTACTTACCGGCTGTCATCGACAAGGTCAGTCTGGCTCCGTTAGAGTAGCGGCAACATCGACGCGTTATCCTCTCATTCTAATGGCAGTAGTGACCGTCCGATGGTTCATGAACCTCgatgtaatttttattatgTTTGACGTGCTTTGTACTTATGGGGAATCTTTATAGTAGATCTATATCCTTTTTGCCCAAAAACAGGAATTATTATTGTAAATACCAGTTAGTTCAGGGTCCGCCTTCCTAGTGTCGACCAAGTCAGCAAGCCATAGGGAACAACAACGGTTACCACACGACGGGTTTGCCCTGGTCGAGAAATTAGAGGGAGTGAGATGATGAGCGAGGCAACATGCAAGGAAGAGACCGTTTGTGTGTATGAATGGATGATTTGCTCATGGACCACGAAGCTAGACGAAATCGGCTAAGgtcctgtttgtttgtttgtttgtttgggcttttgATTTAGCTTTTGATACTTCTAACCCTCTAAAAAGCAAttctcccgtttacacatgaagctgagaagcatgtCCGGAGGTGGTACCAAATCGAGGAGCAGCCCAATCCTTCCATCCCATCTCCAGCCATCCTTCCAGCCATCTCCAAAAATCAGTACCAAATCGGGGCATCGAGGAGCAGGCCCATCCTTCCATCTCCAGCCAGCTCGCGTCGAGCGCCTGCCCCGCAGCGAGTGGATACACTTAGGGCTGGCTAACAAGCaagctcggttcgttaagagctcggatcgttaagatcgttatcgttaacgatctgaaaccattgttcggctcggttcgttaagagctcgcgagcgctcgttaagctcgttaaaAACTCTTTAAGATAATAGATGTTATGTTGATCTAAATTTTTGGGCATTACCTGTTTGCTTGGGATAAATTTTgccagcaaaaaaaatatatcaaaagttAAACAACGCTATAAAAATTGGAAAtaacacaacaaaagagaaataacaatATAGTTCCAACAGCAAAATAAGTTTCACAAGTGATGTACGAGAAGAGATcgctaacgagcttaacgagcgctcgccgAGCTCGCTCGTTGCgctcgttaagatcgttaagGTTAACGATCTGAAAAGAAAGTCCTGTTTGGTTCTTTAGTTAACGAACCGAACCCTTAACGAATCGAGTTAGCGAGTATTCAATAAAATTATCGAACTTCGATCTTTTTGTCCAGGCCTAGATACACTAcaacaaaacatagtttaAGTAACACAGTCATGTAACACATGTTAAAACATGTTAAAATGTGTTACAGATAAAAATTGTTGTAACACATCTAGTGTATTGCAAGCTAGTCAGTAACACATAATAAATAAAATCCAAAAATATGTTACGATGTTAGTACGACAGTAACATATACATTTGTGTTGGTCCAAATGTATTACAAGTTGTAGGTTCAGTCACACATCTTTAGTCACACATAATCATGTGCGGTAGTGTTACAAGCTCATCAAGAGCAAAAAGAGAATGGACCATTGTCATAAAACATGCATGGTTAGACCTACCTGGCAcgtaaacaaaataaaaactgTCTGAAGGTAAATATGAACCtgtttaataaaataaatcaattgcCTCAACAATAGGGATCGAACACGAGATCTCAGGTATGAGGCATCAATGAGCATACCACCGCGTCATCTAGAGAGGATGCCTCCACCTCCCCGATCTGCAGGGGGGTGAGGAGGGGCGGATCGGGGATCCCGATTTTTCGGGGAGGCAAAGATCTAGAGATAGAGATGTGTTAGAGGGTGATAAAAACACAGCATACTTCCATGATGTGGCAAATCAACGTAGGAGGAAGTGCCTAGTCCACTCACTAGAGGGGCCGAATGGCACTGTCTCTGAAACTGTTGACATGCTTAAAATTGCTACTGATTTTTATAAAAACCTCTTCGATTATGAACCCAGATCAGGCTTCTCCCTCAATCAAAACTTCTTTGCTCCTGAAGAACTAGTTTCAGATGAGCAAAATGATTCACTGCAGGCTCCTTTTACTGAAGAGGAGGTTAAATCAGCTTTATTCTCCTCTTATTCTGATGGTGCCCCTGGACCAGATGACtttccctttttatttctacagAAGTTCTGGTATTTGATAAAATCTGATGTTATGGCCATATTCTCTGATTTCTATGATGGAACATTGGACATCTTTAGGCTCAACTTTGTCATTTTAACCCTAATTCTTAAAGAGGCAAATGCAATTGAAATCAAGAAGTTCAGGCCTATTAGCCTGCTTAATTGTATTTTCAAACTTTTCACCAAGGTACTTACTAACAGACTAGCCCTTGTGATGAACTTCCTAATTGCTAGTAATCAATCTGCTTTTATAAAAGGCAGATACATCTTAGAGAGTGTAGTTACTGCTCATGAAATATTACACTTTGTTTACTCTTCCAATCAACTAGGCTTAATTCTGAAGCTGGATTATGAAAAAGCTTTTGAAAAGGTCAACTTGGAGTTCCTAGCTGAACTACTCAGCAAAAGGGGCTTTAGGCATAGATGGTTAATGTGGATTAATCAAATCACACACAATGGTTCAGTTGGCGTTAAGATGAACAATGTAGAAGGAAATTTCTTTACAACTGGCAAAGGCCTTCGACAAGGGGATCCTCTATCCCCCCTTCTTTTTAATTTGGTTGTGGATGCTCTAACTAAAATGTTAATTAGAGCATCCAACAATAACCTGATCAAAGGGCTCTGCCCTGATGTTCAGCCTGGGGGTGTCATCTGTTtgcaatatgcagatgacaccattctctttgttGATAACAATGCCCAAACTGCTACTAACCTCAAATGGGTGATGACCTACTTTGAGCATGTTTGAGGCATGAAAATCAACTATAACAAAAGTGAACTCATTCCCATTAATATGGAACACAATGATGTGCTCCCCTTTACTGATATACTGGACTGTGGTATTGGCAAGTTC
This is a stretch of genomic DNA from Brachypodium distachyon strain Bd21 chromosome 1, Brachypodium_distachyon_v3.0, whole genome shotgun sequence. It encodes these proteins:
- the LOC100827753 gene encoding 3-ketoacyl-CoA synthase 5; this translates as MSSSRARRHLRSVYKLVLRNLFPITAFPIAAASTAAVVFVAASFGPPYEIVRALKPAHLFLARFLPAAAIVYYFLWQWRTRQVYLVDYACFRGSHQNRIPSATFLEHMRQIPSLSERSVRFLIRLLHSSGLGEETCFPPAAAYLFFHEECTLEASREEAEDVMFSAIDDLFAKTGTAPESIDILVSNCSSFTPTPSFPDMIINRYKMRSNIRALHLSGMGCSAGLVAVELARNLLLASAAPGRRALVVSTETLTPNYYFGNERAMLLPYCLFRMGGAAVLLSTSPANARFRLGHAVRTLTAADDRSYRCIFQEEDGTGNKGANLSKDLPRVAARTLKANITAIAPLVLPASEKILFALSFVSGKLFNGGGTVRVKLRVPDMKAAFEHFCIHAGGRAVIDEVQRSLGLSDVDAEPSRMTLHRFGNTSSSSTWYELAYVEAKDRMRVGDRVWMIGFGSGFKCTSVVLHCIAAPDCKINNGPWAKCIQRYPVRI